One Streptomyces sp. NBC_00554 DNA segment encodes these proteins:
- a CDS encoding class I SAM-dependent methyltransferase, giving the protein MRALLTSKAARRTLRPILELIDQRIERQVRRAVADRPTVALKSENGALQRELQTLRNRQRPLELFFDGTGRGASRLPSAPHLNRTIKELAEVAGGDKADAERNVAQAFRLLIALEALGVGRIAGGTMNIVGKLAAVPLLDPPNDEMLEIGTLYGMFGAGLIRMMERAGRDPSLTIVDPLAGLQLQPGTTMGGDVTGTPVREAAVRTNLAMAGAAGAATRIQQGFSEDPEVRALVSDRSYGVIIVDGDHSAAGVLADLEWAEQIVAPGGIVVLDDFGHPKWPGIKEAFEKHMTTDTRLKFLGQVAHSGYLRAAE; this is encoded by the coding sequence ATGCGAGCGTTACTGACCAGCAAGGCTGCCCGGCGCACTCTGCGCCCGATCCTCGAGCTCATCGACCAGCGCATCGAGCGCCAGGTCCGCCGGGCCGTCGCGGACCGCCCCACCGTCGCGCTGAAGAGCGAGAACGGCGCGCTGCAGCGGGAGTTGCAGACGCTGCGCAACCGCCAGCGCCCACTGGAGCTGTTCTTCGACGGGACCGGGCGCGGCGCGTCACGGCTGCCGTCGGCGCCCCATCTCAACCGCACGATCAAGGAACTGGCGGAGGTGGCCGGCGGGGACAAGGCCGACGCGGAGCGCAATGTCGCGCAGGCGTTCCGGCTGCTGATAGCCCTGGAGGCGCTCGGGGTCGGCAGGATCGCCGGCGGCACCATGAACATCGTCGGCAAGCTCGCCGCCGTACCCCTGCTCGACCCGCCGAACGACGAGATGCTGGAGATCGGCACCTTGTACGGAATGTTCGGCGCGGGCCTGATCCGGATGATGGAGCGCGCGGGCCGCGACCCGAGCCTCACGATCGTCGACCCGCTCGCGGGCCTTCAGTTGCAGCCCGGCACCACCATGGGAGGCGATGTGACGGGCACGCCGGTGCGCGAAGCAGCCGTGCGCACCAATCTGGCCATGGCGGGCGCGGCCGGCGCCGCGACCCGTATCCAGCAGGGCTTCTCCGAGGACCCCGAGGTGCGCGCCCTGGTCTCCGACCGCTCCTACGGAGTGATCATCGTCGACGGTGACCACTCCGCCGCCGGTGTCCTCGCGGACCTGGAGTGGGCCGAGCAGATCGTCGCCCCCGGCGGCATCGTCGTACTGGACGACTTCGGGCACCCCAAGTGGCCCGGAATCAAAGAGGCCTTCGAGAAGCACATGACCACCGACACCCGGCTGAAGTTCCTCGGCCAGGTGGCGCACTCGGGCTATCTGCGGGCGGCGGAGTGA
- a CDS encoding ATP-binding protein: MGVFLAWEVIGVIDTEGDCAEWSFPAEPGAVRTARAVVRGQLRDWELESLADITALLVSELVTNSLRHATGPIGVRLVRPAGMPDALLVEVSDPLPDPPRERSADADDESGRGLQLVARSSRRWGTRPGDTGKTVWFELAVPG; encoded by the coding sequence ATGGGTGTATTCCTGGCCTGGGAAGTGATCGGCGTGATCGACACCGAAGGCGACTGCGCCGAGTGGAGCTTCCCCGCGGAGCCGGGTGCCGTCCGCACCGCTCGCGCCGTCGTCCGGGGCCAGCTGCGGGACTGGGAGTTGGAATCCCTCGCCGATATCACCGCGCTGCTGGTCAGCGAGCTGGTGACGAATTCCCTCCGGCACGCCACGGGCCCCATCGGCGTACGTCTTGTGCGGCCCGCCGGAATGCCGGACGCCCTGCTGGTGGAGGTCTCCGACCCGCTGCCGGACCCGCCCCGTGAACGGTCCGCCGACGCCGACGACGAAAGCGGCCGCGGACTCCAGCTCGTGGCCCGCTCCTCGCGGCGCTGGGGCACCCGTCCAGGGGACACCGGCAAGACCGTCTGGTTCGAGCTTGCGGTGCCCGGGTGA
- a CDS encoding GntR family transcriptional regulator, producing the protein MTFGEQPAYLRVAGDLRKKIVDGSLPPHTRLPSQARIREEYGVSDTVALEARKVLMAEGLVEGRSGSGTYVRERPVPRSVARTGYRPDSGATPFRQEQADVSARGTWESHSRQVEASVAIAERLSLRPGDRVMCTNYVFRDAGEAMMLSTSWEPLAVTGRTPVMLPEEGPLGGMGVVERMAAIDVIVDNVTEEVGARPGLAEELLALGGVPGHVVVVIQRTFFASGRPVETADVVVPADRYRIAYHLPVK; encoded by the coding sequence GTGACTTTCGGTGAGCAGCCGGCGTACCTGCGTGTCGCGGGTGATCTCCGCAAGAAGATCGTCGACGGTTCGCTGCCACCGCACACCCGCCTCCCCTCGCAGGCCAGAATCCGAGAGGAGTACGGCGTCTCGGACACGGTCGCGCTGGAGGCGCGGAAGGTGCTGATGGCCGAGGGCCTGGTCGAGGGCCGTTCCGGGTCGGGCACGTACGTGCGGGAGCGTCCGGTGCCGCGCAGCGTCGCCCGCACGGGGTACCGCCCGGACAGCGGCGCGACCCCGTTCCGCCAGGAGCAGGCCGACGTCTCCGCCCGCGGCACCTGGGAGTCCCACAGCCGGCAGGTCGAGGCGAGCGTCGCGATCGCCGAGCGGCTCTCCCTCCGGCCCGGCGACCGCGTGATGTGCACGAACTACGTCTTCCGGGACGCGGGCGAGGCGATGATGCTCTCCACGTCCTGGGAGCCCCTCGCCGTCACGGGCCGTACGCCGGTGATGCTCCCCGAGGAGGGCCCGCTCGGCGGCATGGGCGTGGTCGAGCGCATGGCGGCCATCGACGTGATCGTGGACAACGTCACGGAGGAGGTGGGGGCGCGCCCAGGTCTCGCGGAGGAACTCCTCGCGCTGGGCGGTGTTCCCGGGCACGTGGTCGTCGTCATCCAGCGGACGTTCTTCGCGTCGGGGCGTCCGGTCGAGACGGCGGATGTCGTCGTGCCGGCGGACCGGTACCGGATCGCGTATCACCTGCCGGTGAAGTAG
- a CDS encoding SpoIIE family protein phosphatase, whose translation MSEIPAKATESEDPSGGARADAVGDSAVGDSVVGRSALDEGMGDARGDRAGDAMWQSSPPGSIYDYIKVASFSIGADGLVDQWSLRAEQLFGISAERAVGMDPIAAFVAPDRRDFGHRKMAEILDGREWTGVVPFRMPPTEGDQEGAEGLAEVYVMPTTTEDGERAAVCIVVDVRTLRRIETDLAASQAIFGQSPFGFLLIDTDLRVRRANQRFASTFGGTPADHRGRGVHDYLPRAEAERVAATLRRVLETGDSITDMHVTGHVPGSDERRHWSINLYRVHSGSGRPIGIAWLGTDITARRAAAREAASARRNLALLNEAGARIGNSLDLETTARELLDVVVPGFCDLATVDLYQGLLAGDETPPGLADGSAELRRVAFASAVGDPVADGPAPGAVHHFPFNSPCADALRTARPQHIPAEEGGLIQSTLAVPMVAHDTVVGLVQFSRTKGSEPFGERDRSLAVELAARAAVCIDNARLYRREHERALILQRSLLPPGDPEASGLDIACRYLPGNAATEVGGDWFDVIELPGHRTALVVGDVMGRGLRAAVAMGELRTAVRTLALLDLEPAEVLSALDEIARGLGTPGGVQQATRTARQSRDADLSEVYLATCVYAVYDSVTRRCTFANAGHLPPVLVEPGEAALMLDVPPGMPLGVGGEPFEEVEVELPEGALLALYTDGLVESRDHPLDEGLQAFVGALTDPSSPLEDVCDHVLNTLDTHHGEDDIALLMARVQGLPADSVGDWTLPREPRSVGRAREYARTQLVAWGLEPLVDTAELLVSELVTNALRYGEGEIRLRLLLDRTLVCEVWDAGLVQPRRRRARDTDEGGRGLQLVGLLSAGWGSRRTPRGKTVWFELPLPDGGAGLADPAEALLSLF comes from the coding sequence GTGAGCGAGATACCAGCGAAGGCCACGGAGTCCGAGGACCCGTCGGGCGGCGCGAGGGCTGACGCCGTGGGCGATTCCGCCGTGGGTGACTCCGTTGTGGGCCGATCCGCCTTGGACGAGGGGATGGGCGACGCCAGAGGCGACAGGGCGGGCGACGCGATGTGGCAGAGCAGTCCGCCCGGCTCGATCTACGACTACATCAAGGTCGCGTCGTTCTCCATAGGTGCCGACGGGCTGGTCGACCAGTGGAGTCTGCGTGCGGAGCAGCTCTTCGGGATATCCGCGGAGCGCGCCGTCGGCATGGACCCCATCGCCGCGTTCGTCGCACCCGACCGGCGTGACTTCGGGCACCGCAAGATGGCGGAGATCCTGGACGGCCGCGAGTGGACCGGCGTGGTTCCCTTCCGGATGCCCCCCACCGAGGGGGACCAGGAGGGCGCCGAAGGCCTCGCCGAGGTCTATGTGATGCCTACCACTACGGAGGACGGTGAGAGGGCCGCCGTATGCATCGTCGTCGACGTCCGCACCCTCCGCCGGATCGAGACCGACCTCGCCGCATCGCAGGCAATTTTCGGCCAATCTCCGTTCGGCTTCCTCCTGATCGACACGGACCTGCGGGTCCGCCGCGCCAACCAGCGGTTCGCCTCGACCTTCGGCGGCACTCCCGCCGACCACCGCGGGCGCGGCGTCCACGACTATCTGCCGCGCGCGGAGGCCGAGCGGGTCGCCGCCACGCTGCGCCGGGTCCTGGAGACCGGCGACTCCATCACGGACATGCACGTCACCGGCCATGTGCCCGGATCCGACGAACGCCGGCACTGGTCCATCAACCTCTACCGCGTGCACAGCGGCAGCGGCCGCCCCATCGGCATCGCCTGGCTCGGAACCGACATCACGGCCCGCCGTGCAGCAGCCCGTGAAGCGGCCTCCGCGCGGCGCAATCTCGCCCTTCTGAACGAGGCCGGCGCTCGCATAGGCAACTCCCTCGACCTGGAGACCACCGCCCGCGAACTCCTCGACGTCGTCGTCCCCGGCTTCTGCGACCTCGCCACCGTCGACCTCTACCAGGGACTCCTGGCCGGCGACGAAACCCCGCCCGGGCTCGCCGACGGCAGCGCCGAACTGCGCCGCGTCGCCTTCGCCAGCGCCGTCGGCGACCCCGTCGCCGACGGACCCGCGCCCGGCGCCGTCCATCACTTCCCGTTCAACTCGCCCTGCGCGGACGCCCTGCGCACCGCCCGGCCCCAGCACATCCCCGCCGAAGAGGGCGGCCTCATCCAGTCCACGCTCGCCGTGCCGATGGTCGCCCACGACACCGTGGTGGGCCTCGTGCAGTTCTCGCGTACGAAGGGCAGCGAGCCGTTCGGGGAACGGGACCGGTCGCTCGCGGTGGAACTCGCCGCGCGCGCCGCGGTCTGTATCGACAACGCGCGCCTGTACCGCCGTGAGCACGAGCGCGCGCTGATCCTGCAGCGGTCCCTGCTGCCCCCGGGCGACCCCGAGGCCTCCGGTCTGGACATCGCCTGCCGGTACCTGCCCGGCAACGCGGCCACCGAGGTCGGCGGCGACTGGTTCGACGTCATCGAACTCCCCGGCCACCGCACCGCGTTGGTCGTCGGCGATGTCATGGGGCGCGGTCTGCGTGCGGCCGTGGCGATGGGCGAACTGCGTACCGCCGTACGGACTTTGGCCCTTCTCGACCTCGAACCGGCCGAAGTCCTCTCGGCACTGGACGAGATCGCCCGCGGACTCGGTACGCCGGGCGGTGTCCAGCAGGCCACCCGTACGGCCCGCCAGTCCCGCGACGCCGACCTCTCCGAGGTCTACCTCGCCACCTGCGTGTACGCGGTCTACGACTCCGTCACCCGCCGGTGCACCTTCGCCAACGCGGGCCATCTGCCGCCGGTCCTCGTGGAGCCCGGTGAGGCCGCGCTGATGCTCGACGTGCCGCCCGGGATGCCGCTGGGCGTCGGCGGTGAGCCCTTCGAGGAGGTCGAGGTCGAACTTCCCGAGGGTGCTCTTTTGGCGCTCTACACGGATGGACTGGTCGAATCGCGCGACCATCCCCTCGACGAGGGCCTGCAAGCCTTCGTCGGCGCCCTGACCGACCCCTCCAGCCCCCTGGAGGACGTCTGCGACCATGTCCTCAACACCCTCGACACCCACCACGGCGAGGACGACATCGCCCTTCTCATGGCACGTGTCCAGGGGCTGCCCGCCGACTCCGTCGGCGACTGGACCCTGCCGCGTGAGCCGCGCAGCGTGGGGCGCGCCCGTGAGTACGCGCGCACGCAGCTGGTGGCCTGGGGCCTCGAGCCGCTCGTCGACACCGCCGAACTGCTCGTCAGCGAACTCGTCACCAACGCCCTCCGCTATGGCGAGGGTGAGATCAGACTCCGCCTGCTCCTCGACCGGACGCTGGTCTGCGAGGTCTGGGACGCCGGGCTCGTCCAGCCGCGGCGGCGCCGGGCGCGTGACACCGACGAGGGCGGGCGCGGGTTGCAGCTCGTCGGGCTCCTGTCCGCCGGGTGGGGCTCCCGGCGGACGCCGCGCGGCAAGACGGTGTGGTTCGAACTTCCGTTGCCTGATGGGGGAGCGGGGCTGGCGGATCCGGCGGAGGCGTTGCTGAGCCTGTTCTGA
- a CDS encoding SPOR domain-containing protein: protein MNDGTITLPWLVIRQDDNGNRYRVGRYATRAEAQKIADSLDDRGHKQLYWVERIGQNGTR from the coding sequence ATGAACGACGGCACGATCACTCTTCCCTGGCTCGTCATACGACAGGACGACAACGGCAATCGCTACCGCGTGGGCAGGTATGCGACCAGGGCCGAAGCCCAGAAGATCGCGGACAGCCTCGACGACCGCGGACACAAGCAGTTGTACTGGGTCGAGCGGATCGGGCAGAACGGAACCAGGTGA
- a CDS encoding fumarate reductase/succinate dehydrogenase flavoprotein subunit — protein MSVVDRQEWDVVVVGAGGAGLRAAIEARERGARTAVICKSLFGKAHTVMAEGGIAAAMGNVNSGDNWQVHFRDTMRGGKFLNQWRMAELHAQEAPDRVWELETWGALFDRTKDGRISQRNFGGHEYPRLAHVGDRTGLELIRTLQQKIVSLQQEDMKETGDYESRLKVYQECTVTRILKDGSRVSGAFCYERESGRFFVLEAPSVVIATGGIGKSFKVTSNSWEYTGDGHALALLAGAPLLNMEFVQFHPTGMVWPPSVKGILVTESVRGDGGVLKNSEGKRFMFDYIPDVFKEKYAQSEEEGDRWYEDPDHNRRPPELLPRDEVARAINSEVKAGRGTPHGGVFLDVSTRMPAELIRRRLPSMYHQFKELADVDITAEAMEVGPTCHYVMGGIAVESDTAAARGVPGLFAAGEVAGGMHGSNRLGGNSLSDLLVFGRRAGLHAAQYATDLGERPPVDEIQVDTAAAEALRPFSAEGPEPGQENGRPPENPYTLHQELQQTMNDLVGIIRREAEMESALEKLADLRVRARRAGVEGHRQFNPGWHLALDLRNMLLVSECVARAALERTESRGGHTREDHPAMDRAWRRINLMCQLTDPTGGLAATDPVHGQIDLTRDTTEPIRPDLLALFEKEELVKYLAEEELYE, from the coding sequence ATGTCCGTGGTCGATCGCCAGGAGTGGGACGTCGTCGTGGTCGGTGCCGGGGGCGCCGGACTGCGTGCCGCCATCGAGGCGCGCGAGCGTGGCGCCCGTACGGCCGTGATCTGCAAGTCCCTGTTCGGCAAGGCGCACACGGTGATGGCCGAGGGCGGTATCGCGGCCGCCATGGGCAACGTCAACTCCGGCGACAACTGGCAGGTCCACTTCCGCGACACCATGAGGGGCGGGAAGTTCCTCAACCAGTGGCGGATGGCCGAACTGCACGCGCAGGAAGCCCCGGACCGGGTATGGGAGTTGGAGACCTGGGGTGCCCTCTTCGACCGTACGAAGGACGGGCGGATCTCGCAGCGCAACTTCGGCGGGCACGAGTACCCACGGCTTGCGCACGTCGGCGACCGTACGGGCCTCGAGCTGATCCGGACCCTCCAGCAGAAGATCGTGTCCCTCCAGCAGGAGGACATGAAGGAGACGGGTGACTACGAGAGCCGCCTGAAGGTGTATCAGGAGTGCACCGTCACAAGGATCCTGAAGGACGGCAGCCGTGTCTCCGGCGCCTTCTGCTACGAGCGCGAGTCCGGCCGCTTCTTCGTCCTCGAAGCGCCCTCGGTCGTGATCGCGACCGGCGGCATCGGCAAGTCCTTCAAGGTGACGTCGAACTCGTGGGAGTACACGGGCGACGGGCACGCGCTGGCCCTGCTGGCGGGCGCCCCGCTCCTCAACATGGAGTTCGTGCAGTTCCACCCGACGGGCATGGTCTGGCCGCCGTCGGTGAAGGGCATCCTCGTCACGGAGTCGGTGCGCGGCGACGGCGGGGTGCTCAAGAACTCCGAGGGCAAGCGGTTCATGTTCGACTACATCCCGGACGTCTTCAAGGAGAAGTACGCGCAGTCCGAGGAGGAGGGCGACCGCTGGTACGAGGACCCGGACCACAACCGGCGTCCCCCCGAACTGCTGCCCCGGGACGAGGTCGCGCGCGCCATCAACTCCGAGGTGAAGGCCGGCCGCGGAACACCCCACGGCGGGGTCTTCCTGGACGTCTCCACCCGGATGCCCGCCGAGCTGATCCGGCGCCGACTCCCCTCCATGTACCACCAGTTCAAGGAGCTGGCGGACGTCGACATCACCGCCGAGGCGATGGAGGTCGGCCCCACCTGCCACTACGTCATGGGCGGCATCGCGGTCGAGTCGGACACGGCGGCGGCACGCGGCGTACCCGGGCTCTTCGCGGCCGGCGAGGTCGCGGGCGGCATGCACGGCTCCAACCGGCTCGGCGGCAACTCGCTCTCGGACCTGCTGGTGTTCGGGCGCCGGGCGGGACTGCACGCGGCGCAGTACGCGACCGACCTGGGCGAGCGGCCCCCGGTGGACGAGATCCAGGTCGACACGGCGGCGGCGGAGGCGCTGCGGCCCTTCTCGGCCGAGGGCCCGGAACCGGGACAGGAGAACGGGCGCCCGCCGGAGAACCCGTACACCCTCCACCAGGAGCTCCAGCAGACGATGAACGACCTCGTCGGCATCATCCGCCGGGAGGCGGAGATGGAGTCGGCCCTGGAGAAGCTCGCGGATCTGCGGGTACGGGCACGCCGGGCCGGAGTGGAGGGGCACCGCCAGTTCAACCCGGGCTGGCACCTGGCCCTGGACCTCCGCAACATGCTGCTGGTCAGCGAATGCGTCGCACGAGCCGCCCTGGAGCGCACGGAGTCCCGTGGCGGCCACACCCGCGAGGACCACCCGGCGATGGACCGGGCCTGGCGCCGCATCAACCTCATGTGCCAACTGACCGACCCGACAGGCGGGTTGGCGGCGACCGACCCCGTGCACGGCCAGATCGACCTGACCCGCGACACCACCGAACCGATCCGCCCCGACCTGCTGGCCCTCTTCGAGAAGGAGGAGCTGGTCAAGTACCTCGCCGAAGAGGAGCTCTACGAGTGA
- a CDS encoding (deoxy)nucleoside triphosphate pyrophosphohydrolase, protein MTERIVVVGAALLNGGRLLAARRSAPPELAGRWELPGGKVEPGETPEQALARELHEELGIAAAPVGRVPGEWPLKLPYVLQVWTARLLPGSDDPKPLQDHDELRWLTPDEIWDVDWLDQDVPAVKATLLGWGSGAQA, encoded by the coding sequence ATGACCGAACGGATCGTGGTGGTCGGAGCCGCTCTGCTGAACGGCGGTCGACTGCTGGCCGCCCGCCGCAGCGCGCCCCCGGAGCTGGCCGGACGCTGGGAGCTCCCCGGCGGCAAGGTCGAACCGGGCGAGACCCCCGAACAGGCTCTGGCACGCGAACTGCACGAGGAACTCGGCATCGCGGCGGCACCGGTCGGCCGCGTCCCGGGGGAGTGGCCCCTGAAGCTGCCGTACGTCCTCCAGGTGTGGACCGCGCGACTGCTCCCCGGCTCGGACGATCCGAAGCCGCTCCAGGACCACGACGAGCTCCGCTGGCTGACGCCGGACGAGATCTGGGACGTGGACTGGCTGGACCAGGACGTGCCCGCGGTGAAGGCGACGCTGCTCGGGTGGGGCAGCGGGGCCCAGGCGTAG
- a CDS encoding succinate dehydrogenase/fumarate reductase iron-sulfur subunit, translating to MSSYKASFKVWRGDVKGGGLKDFEVEVNDGEVVLDIIHRLQATQAPDLAVRWNCKAGKCGSCSAEVNGRPRLLCMTRMSVFTPEETITVTPLRAFPVIRDLVTDVGFNYAKAREVPAFVPPAGLGLGEYRMQQADVDRSQEFRKCIECFLCQDTCHVVRDHEENKTAFAGPRFLMRVAELDMHPLDAAAESGLDRKRTAQDEHGLGYCNITKCCTEVCPEGIKITDNALIPLKERAIDRKYDPLVWLGSKIARRPKSP from the coding sequence GTGAGCAGCTATAAGGCCAGCTTCAAGGTGTGGCGCGGGGATGTGAAGGGCGGCGGCCTGAAGGACTTCGAGGTCGAGGTCAACGACGGTGAGGTGGTCCTTGACATCATCCACCGCCTCCAGGCGACCCAGGCCCCGGACCTCGCCGTGCGCTGGAACTGCAAGGCGGGCAAGTGCGGTTCGTGTTCCGCCGAGGTCAACGGGCGCCCGCGACTGCTGTGCATGACGCGGATGTCGGTGTTCACGCCGGAGGAGACGATCACCGTCACTCCCCTGCGCGCCTTCCCCGTCATACGGGATCTCGTCACGGACGTGGGCTTCAACTACGCGAAGGCGCGCGAGGTCCCGGCCTTCGTGCCGCCGGCCGGACTGGGCCTGGGCGAGTACCGGATGCAGCAGGCGGACGTGGACCGTTCGCAGGAGTTCCGCAAGTGCATCGAGTGCTTCCTGTGCCAGGACACCTGCCATGTCGTCCGGGACCACGAGGAGAACAAAACGGCGTTCGCGGGACCGCGCTTCCTGATGCGCGTGGCCGAACTCGACATGCATCCACTGGACGCCGCCGCCGAGTCCGGCCTGGACCGCAAACGCACCGCCCAGGACGAACACGGCCTCGGCTACTGCAACATCACCAAGTGCTGCACCGAGGTCTGCCCCGAGGGCATCAAGATCACGGACAATGCGCTGATCCCCTTGAAGGAGCGGGCCATCGACCGCAAGTACGACCCGCTGGTGTGGCTGGGGTCGAAGATCGCCCGACGGCCCAAGTCACCCTGA